The following coding sequences lie in one Microvirga sp. 17 mud 1-3 genomic window:
- a CDS encoding metallophosphoesterase, with the protein MTDEQPLLRVAAMGDLHVREDSNSSYRDLFAEVSKDADVLVLTGDLTDLGKPREAEILAQDIKACSIPIVGVLGNHDYECGAPEEVTQILREAGMRVLDGQSCEIDGVGFVGVKGFAGGFGRRMLGSFGEPAIKQFVGEAMNETIKLENAMRQVRAKRSLVILHYAPIVETIESEPLEIYPFLGSSRLAETIDRFKVSAIVHGHAHRGRFEGRTPGGQPVYNVAKHIEKPTGKPYAILEI; encoded by the coding sequence ATGACTGACGAACAGCCTCTTCTGAGGGTCGCTGCAATGGGCGACCTCCACGTGCGCGAAGACAGCAACTCCTCCTATCGCGACCTGTTCGCCGAAGTCTCAAAGGATGCCGACGTGCTCGTCCTGACCGGGGACCTGACGGACCTCGGCAAGCCGCGGGAGGCCGAGATCCTGGCGCAGGACATCAAAGCCTGCTCGATCCCTATCGTCGGTGTCCTGGGCAATCACGATTATGAATGCGGCGCACCCGAAGAGGTCACGCAGATCCTGCGCGAAGCGGGCATGCGCGTCCTGGACGGCCAGTCCTGCGAGATCGACGGCGTCGGTTTCGTGGGTGTGAAAGGGTTCGCGGGCGGATTCGGGCGGCGCATGCTCGGCTCGTTCGGCGAGCCGGCCATCAAGCAGTTCGTGGGCGAGGCCATGAACGAAACCATCAAGCTCGAGAACGCCATGCGCCAGGTGCGCGCCAAGCGCTCCCTCGTGATCCTGCATTATGCCCCTATCGTCGAGACCATCGAGAGCGAGCCTCTCGAGATCTATCCCTTCCTCGGCTCGTCACGTCTTGCCGAGACCATCGACCGCTTCAAGGTCTCGGCCATCGTGCATGGCCACGCCCATCGCGGCCGCTTCGAAGGCCGCACGCCGGGCGGGCAGCCGGTCTACAACGTCGCAAAACACATCGAGAAGCCGACCGGCAAGCCTTACGCGATCCTGGAAATCTGA
- a CDS encoding nucleotidyltransferase family protein has product MTVHNPDFTPIAHPGVPIIDAKAEPTLKYPEAEAFYAEALRELNALGLPFLLAGTYALSAYTGITRPTKDLDIFCKAGDYTRVLSHFKNLGYAVEIEDDRWLGKVFKGRYFFDVIFASSNGTMPIGDQWFENARQIEVFGTPVRIVGPTELVWSKCFIQLRHRYDGADVAHTILKAHDLIDWHRLLGYMEVHWEVLLMHLLNFRWIYPTERDNVPRWVMDELLDRLSKQLDLPPPQMKVCRGRMFSRVDYEIDVKEWGFADVGGEGDWRND; this is encoded by the coding sequence ATGACGGTACACAACCCGGACTTTACCCCCATCGCTCATCCCGGCGTTCCGATCATCGACGCCAAGGCCGAGCCGACCCTGAAATATCCCGAGGCGGAGGCCTTCTATGCGGAGGCCCTGCGGGAACTGAACGCTCTCGGCCTGCCCTTCCTGCTGGCCGGGACCTATGCGCTCTCGGCCTATACGGGCATTACCCGCCCGACCAAGGATCTCGATATCTTCTGCAAGGCCGGCGACTACACGCGGGTCCTATCCCATTTCAAGAATCTCGGCTACGCGGTCGAGATCGAGGACGACCGCTGGCTCGGCAAGGTCTTCAAAGGCCGCTATTTCTTCGACGTGATCTTCGCCTCCTCGAACGGCACCATGCCGATCGGCGATCAGTGGTTCGAAAATGCCCGGCAGATCGAGGTCTTCGGAACTCCGGTCCGCATCGTCGGCCCGACCGAGCTCGTCTGGTCCAAGTGCTTTATTCAGCTCCGTCACCGCTACGACGGGGCCGATGTGGCCCATACCATTCTCAAGGCCCACGACCTGATCGATTGGCACCGCCTGCTCGGCTACATGGAAGTGCACTGGGAGGTGCTGCTCATGCATCTCCTCAACTTCCGCTGGATCTATCCGACCGAGCGGGACAACGTCCCCCGCTGGGTCATGGACGAGCTGCTCGACCGTCTCTCCAAGCAGCTCGACCTGCCGCCGCCTCAGATGAAGGTGTGCCGAGGGCGCATGTTCTCCCGCGTGGATTACGAGATTGACGTAAAGGAATGGGGCTTCGCCGATGTGGGCGGCGAAGGCGATTGGCGGAATGACTGA
- a CDS encoding Tim44 domain-containing protein translates to MMKIASRRSRIMVALAAALVFAGSAAEARPGGGRGSFGSRGARTWSAPPSTNTAPGAAAPIQRSQIPNQGPTVNRPGMPNPAAAQPRRFGFGSGLMAGLLGAGLFGMLMGHGFFGGLSGLGSFLGLLLQIGLVVFLVSLAMKWFRRRQEPAYAGPQGHARSMAGGSSVPPTGPGGLASGLGGLGGLGAGLGRAAGASSARPGARDEVGIGEQDFAAFERALTEVQDAYSRHDAEKLWSLATPEMAGYMQEELNDNAARGVVNTVSGVRLLQGDLAEAWREGSADYATVAMRYSLVDVTTDKATGRVVEGDPSRPVEATEIWTFRRDQGGPWKLSAIQQG, encoded by the coding sequence ATGATGAAGATCGCTTCTCGCCGCAGCCGTATCATGGTGGCGCTCGCGGCGGCCCTCGTCTTCGCCGGAAGCGCGGCGGAAGCTCGCCCCGGCGGGGGACGGGGCAGCTTCGGTTCACGCGGCGCCCGCACGTGGAGCGCACCCCCGAGCACCAATACGGCGCCGGGCGCGGCCGCTCCGATCCAGCGCTCGCAGATCCCCAACCAGGGTCCGACGGTCAACCGTCCGGGCATGCCTAACCCTGCGGCCGCACAGCCGCGCCGCTTCGGCTTCGGCTCGGGCCTCATGGCGGGCCTTCTCGGCGCCGGCCTGTTCGGCATGCTGATGGGCCACGGCTTCTTCGGCGGCCTCTCGGGCCTCGGCTCGTTCCTGGGGCTTCTGCTCCAGATCGGCCTTGTGGTCTTCCTCGTGTCGCTGGCCATGAAGTGGTTCCGGCGCCGTCAGGAGCCCGCTTATGCGGGTCCGCAGGGCCATGCCCGTTCCATGGCGGGGGGCTCCTCCGTTCCGCCGACAGGCCCTGGCGGTCTGGCGAGCGGGCTCGGTGGCCTCGGCGGCCTGGGTGCTGGCCTTGGACGGGCAGCTGGCGCCAGCTCGGCACGTCCCGGAGCTCGGGATGAGGTCGGGATCGGCGAGCAGGATTTCGCCGCCTTTGAGCGTGCTCTGACCGAGGTGCAGGATGCCTATTCGCGCCACGACGCGGAGAAGCTCTGGTCGCTCGCGACCCCCGAGATGGCCGGCTACATGCAGGAAGAGCTGAACGACAACGCCGCCCGCGGCGTAGTCAACACGGTCTCGGGCGTGCGCCTGCTCCAGGGCGATCTGGCCGAAGCCTGGCGCGAGGGGAGCGCAGATTACGCGACCGTCGCCATGCGCTACTCCCTGGTCGACGTCACGACCGACAAGGCGACCGGACGGGTGGTGGAAGGCGATCCTTCCCGGCCTGTCGAGGCCACCGAGATCTGGACCTTCCGCCGCGACCAGGGCGGACCCTGGAAGCTCTCGGCGATCCAGCAGGGCTAA
- a CDS encoding type 1 glutamine amidotransferase domain-containing protein, translating to MPDIKQAKILIMATDGFEQSELMVPLKKLSEAGATVVVASPTSRMQQESIRGWNKKDWGESVKVDRNLDDVKPDEFDALVLPGGQINPDLLRVEPKAVEIVRTFYGSAKVVAAICHAPWLLVEAGVIRDRQCTSYHSIKTDVMNAGGRWRDEAVVTDQGLITSRNPGDLDAFCAKIVEEIREGRHSGRRQAAE from the coding sequence ATGCCCGACATCAAGCAGGCGAAGATCCTCATCATGGCCACCGACGGCTTCGAGCAGTCGGAACTGATGGTCCCCCTAAAGAAGCTGTCCGAAGCCGGCGCAACGGTCGTCGTCGCCTCGCCGACGTCGCGCATGCAGCAGGAGAGCATCCGCGGCTGGAACAAGAAGGATTGGGGCGAAAGCGTGAAGGTCGACCGGAACCTGGACGACGTGAAGCCGGACGAGTTCGACGCCCTTGTGCTGCCCGGCGGGCAGATCAACCCGGACCTTCTCCGAGTGGAGCCGAAGGCCGTCGAGATTGTCCGCACCTTCTACGGGAGCGCCAAAGTGGTCGCCGCGATCTGCCACGCACCCTGGCTTCTCGTCGAGGCCGGCGTGATCAGAGACCGGCAATGCACCTCCTACCACTCCATCAAGACGGACGTGATGAACGCGGGCGGCCGGTGGCGGGACGAGGCGGTGGTCACCGACCAGGGCCTGATCACCAGCCGCAATCCCGGAGACCTGGATGCATTCTGCGCCAAGATCGTCGAGGAGATCCGGGAGGGCCGCCATTCGGGCCGCCGTCAGGCCGCAGAGTAA